From one candidate division TA06 bacterium genomic stretch:
- a CDS encoding DEAD/DEAH box helicase encodes MRFDQLGLKPNLLEALITEGYTEPTPIQQQAIPVALSGQDIMGCAQTGTGKTAAFALPILQRLDRPEITKEQYRSIRALIVTPTRELAAQVGQSFAAYGRNINLRSAVVYGGIYQGTQAKAMRGGVDILVATPGRLLDLMNQKVVLLHKVEVLVLDEADRMLDMGFINDIKRIVAKVPSRRQTLFFSATMPPEIRQLAGGILDRPVSISIIPEFAAADTVGQSVYFVEKDDKPELLRHLLAQSGMERTLVFTRTKVRADRLSRRLTTWGIPAQAIHGDKSQNTRERVLQGFKTGSIKVLVASDVVSRGIDIDNISHVVNFDIPHEAEAYVHRVGRTGRAGAQGTAVSFCDSEERQDLAQVERLLGRPIPVVQEHPYHSTARASARTAPARHGRGSGSKPFRRR; translated from the coding sequence ATACCGGTGGCCCTGTCCGGCCAGGACATCATGGGCTGCGCCCAGACCGGCACCGGCAAGACCGCGGCCTTTGCCCTGCCGATTCTGCAGCGGCTGGACCGTCCGGAGATCACCAAGGAACAGTACCGTTCCATCCGGGCCCTGATCGTCACTCCCACCCGGGAACTGGCGGCCCAGGTGGGCCAAAGCTTCGCCGCTTACGGACGGAACATCAACCTGCGCTCGGCCGTGGTCTACGGCGGCATCTATCAGGGCACCCAAGCCAAGGCCATGCGGGGCGGGGTGGATATTTTAGTGGCCACTCCGGGAAGGCTGCTGGACCTGATGAACCAGAAAGTGGTGCTGCTCCACAAGGTGGAAGTGCTGGTGCTGGACGAGGCCGACCGGATGCTGGACATGGGTTTCATCAACGACATCAAAAGGATCGTGGCCAAGGTGCCCAGCCGGCGCCAGACCCTGTTCTTCTCGGCCACCATGCCGCCCGAGATCCGCCAGCTGGCCGGAGGCATTTTGGACCGGCCGGTTTCCATCTCCATAATTCCTGAATTCGCGGCCGCCGATACGGTGGGACAGTCTGTCTATTTCGTGGAGAAGGACGACAAGCCCGAGTTGCTGCGCCATCTGCTGGCCCAAAGCGGCATGGAGCGGACCCTGGTCTTTACCCGCACCAAGGTGCGGGCCGACCGGCTGTCCCGCCGCCTGACGACCTGGGGCATCCCGGCCCAGGCCATCCACGGCGACAAATCCCAGAACACGAGGGAACGGGTGCTGCAGGGATTCAAGACCGGCTCCATCAAGGTGCTGGTGGCCTCGGACGTGGTCTCCCGGGGAATTGATATCGACAACATCTCCCATGTGGTAAATTTCGACATCCCGCACGAAGCCGAAGCCTACGTCCACCGTGTCGGCCGCACCGGACGGGCCGGAGCCCAGGGAACGGCCGTCTCGTTCTGCGACAGCGAGGAGCGGCAGGACCTGGCCCAGGTGGAACGGCTGCTGGGACGCCCTATCCCGGTTGTCCAGGAACATCCCTACCATTCCACCGCGCGGGCCAGTGCCCGCACCGCCCCGGCCCGCCACGGCCGGGGATCCGGATCGAAGCCTTTCCGCCGCCGTTAG
- the queD gene encoding 6-carboxytetrahydropterin synthase QueD: MYFVSVYKSFSAAHHLRDYVGKCENVHGHNYQVEVELKSKMLNKTGMVADFNDIREALIKLLARFDHQDLNEIRPFDKINPTAENIARVVFEEMALKFNSPKVKINQVSVWETGHAKAAYGPF, translated from the coding sequence ATGTACTTCGTTTCGGTTTATAAGAGTTTTTCGGCCGCCCATCATTTAAGGGATTACGTCGGGAAATGCGAAAATGTCCATGGCCACAATTATCAGGTGGAAGTGGAGCTTAAGTCCAAGATGCTCAACAAGACCGGGATGGTGGCGGATTTCAACGATATCCGGGAGGCCTTGATCAAACTGCTGGCCCGTTTTGACCATCAGGACCTGAACGAGATCAGGCCTTTCGACAAGATCAACCCCACCGCCGAGAACATCGCCCGGGTGGTGTTTGAGGAGATGGCCTTGAAGTTCAATTCCCCCAAGGTCAAGATCAACCAGGTTTCGGTGTGGGAGACCGGGCATGCCAAGGCCGCCTATGGCCCGTTCTAA
- the queC gene encoding 7-cyano-7-deazaguanine synthase QueC, with the protein MARSKKAVVLLSGGLDSATVLYCALDQGWQPQALTFDYGQRHNREIVSAKTLCKKARVPFQVISLKMPWRGSSLLDREAKIPGAGDVSRIGTKIPSTYVPGRNTLFLSYGLSCAEAIGAEAVMIGANALDYSGYPDCRPDFIAAMSKVFKLGTKTGRQGKPIKIIAPLLKLSKSQIIKLGIKLGVPYHLTWSCYRGGKKPCGACDSCILRAKGFREAGVDDPAI; encoded by the coding sequence ATGGCCCGTTCTAAAAAAGCGGTAGTGCTGCTTTCCGGCGGACTGGATTCGGCCACCGTGCTTTATTGCGCATTGGACCAGGGCTGGCAGCCGCAGGCTTTGACATTTGACTACGGCCAAAGGCATAACCGGGAGATCGTTTCGGCCAAAACACTGTGTAAAAAGGCCAGAGTGCCATTTCAGGTCATCTCCCTAAAAATGCCTTGGCGGGGCAGCAGCCTGCTGGACAGGGAGGCGAAGATCCCCGGTGCCGGGGATGTAAGCAGAATCGGCACAAAGATCCCTTCCACTTACGTGCCTGGCCGGAACACCCTGTTCCTCAGCTACGGCCTGTCCTGCGCCGAGGCTATAGGAGCCGAAGCGGTAATGATCGGGGCCAATGCCTTGGACTACTCGGGCTATCCCGACTGTCGGCCGGATTTCATTGCGGCCATGTCAAAGGTTTTTAAGCTGGGCACCAAGACCGGGCGCCAGGGAAAACCCATCAAGATCATCGCCCCTTTGTTGAAACTATCCAAATCACAAATAATCAAATTGGGAATCAAATTAGGCGTGCCGTACCATTTGACCTGGTCCTGCTACCGCGGAGGTAAGAAACCATGCGGCGCCTGCGATTCCTGCATTTTGCGGGCTAAGGGATTCAGGGAAGCAGGAGTGGATGATCCGGCGATATAA
- a CDS encoding 7-carboxy-7-deazaguanine synthase QueE: protein MTVKARICEIFHSLQGEGMYLGEPTTFVRFAGCNLDCVYCDTPQAKEGNKAIEMGLSDVLDKINAICQPDDFVSFTGGEPLLQVEFIAALIPKLKKHNSRLYLETNGTLAKELATIVSDLDVIAMDIKPPSACGKDIWNEQRLFLEAARDKVFVKMVICDKTTAAEVEQTARIIAAVDKKIVLILQPAEGPNAPEMQTVRRYQALAGEHLDHVSIIRQMHKIWNIP from the coding sequence ATGACCGTGAAAGCCAGGATTTGCGAAATATTTCATTCCCTGCAGGGCGAGGGCATGTACCTGGGCGAGCCCACCACTTTCGTCCGCTTTGCCGGATGCAATTTGGATTGTGTTTACTGCGACACCCCCCAGGCCAAGGAGGGGAACAAAGCAATCGAAATGGGTCTTTCGGACGTGCTGGACAAGATTAATGCCATTTGCCAGCCGGATGATTTTGTCTCCTTTACTGGTGGCGAGCCTTTATTGCAGGTTGAATTCATTGCGGCCCTTATCCCGAAGCTGAAAAAGCATAATTCCCGGTTGTACCTGGAGACCAACGGAACCCTGGCCAAGGAACTGGCAACGATCGTCTCGGACTTGGATGTGATCGCGATGGACATCAAGCCGCCTTCGGCCTGCGGGAAAGACATCTGGAACGAACAGCGGCTGTTTCTGGAAGCCGCCAGGGACAAGGTTTTCGTCAAGATGGTGATCTGCGATAAAACCACGGCAGCAGAGGTTGAGCAGACCGCCCGGATTATTGCCGCAGTTGACAAGAAAATAGTTTTGATCCTCCAGCCTGCCGAAGGGCCGAATGCCCCCGAAATGCAAACGGTGCGGAGATATCAGGCCCTGGCCGGCGAGCATTTGGACCATGTCAGCATCATCCGGCAGATGCACAAGATCTGGAACATTCCCTGA
- a CDS encoding inositol monophosphatase, with translation MFDKEFKTAVSAAKKAGRLLKTISQSDLKVEYKGEINLVTQADRAAEALVVKLLRQNFPGDDILTEESDKERTQSDRRWIIDPLDGTTNYAHRFPFWCVSIAFEYKGRVVLGVIYNPNLNELFTAQKGKGAWLNGQRIKVSSQTSLKKSLLATGFPYDVHYSKKDNLDNFRKFIKRAQAVRRPGSAALDLAYVACGRFDGFWEMKLKTWDIAAASLMVAEAEGKLSGFKGEKFSIYVPECLASNGRIHVQMTDVLK, from the coding sequence ATGTTTGACAAAGAATTCAAGACTGCAGTCTCGGCCGCAAAAAAAGCCGGGCGCCTGCTCAAAACCATTTCCCAGAGCGACCTGAAGGTGGAATACAAGGGCGAGATCAACCTGGTGACCCAGGCCGACCGCGCCGCCGAAGCTCTGGTAGTGAAACTGCTTCGCCAGAATTTCCCCGGCGACGACATATTGACCGAAGAAAGCGATAAGGAACGGACACAGTCTGACCGGCGCTGGATAATAGACCCCTTGGACGGCACCACCAACTACGCCCACCGCTTTCCCTTCTGGTGCGTCTCCATAGCCTTTGAATATAAGGGCCGGGTGGTGCTGGGCGTAATATACAATCCCAATTTGAACGAACTGTTTACCGCCCAAAAAGGAAAGGGCGCCTGGTTGAACGGACAGAGGATAAAAGTGTCCTCGCAGACTTCCCTGAAGAAAAGCCTGCTGGCCACCGGCTTCCCCTATGATGTCCATTACTCCAAAAAAGACAATCTGGACAACTTCAGAAAGTTCATCAAGCGGGCCCAGGCGGTGCGTCGGCCCGGCTCGGCGGCTCTGGACCTGGCCTATGTGGCCTGCGGCCGTTTCGACGGATTCTGGGAAATGAAGCTGAAGACCTGGGACATAGCGGCAGCATCGCTGATGGTGGCAGAGGCAGAAGGAAAGTTGAGCGGTTTCAAAGGAGAGAAGTTCAGTATCTATGTGCCGGAGTGCCTGGCCAGTAATGGCCGGATCCACGTTCAGATGACGGATGTTCTAAAATAG